The Astyanax mexicanus isolate ESR-SI-001 chromosome 18, AstMex3_surface, whole genome shotgun sequence DNA window CCGCGGAATGTAAACacggagaaaaaataataatttattgagtaaattacattaaataatgttgataaatgtttttttttggtggacaCCTGGAATTGAAATgtggaaaacaacaaaaaaaagttcatcaaACAAGCCTGATTTTGACCCAAATActctgaacactggtcagtgtcctgcatgttccaacaccctgattgccgagtataatatgtcAGTCAGCCTGAGCAAaatgtgtcaacaccccggttgcaaaGTATAGTATTGAAATTGCCCTGGACTTTTGCAAACACACAGGTTGCTAAGGTCAgagttctcaagtctcacgctttgagtgtgtgacacacgcacctcagcgagttcacacgctcacatgccacacatggtatttctcacgcttgccaatccatcggctgtatattataatgtactctcgctgagccaatcagaatatagattgctctgttgttaggcagacctagtcaaagagggtggagtttcagccagagtgtcaggtgtgaagaactgtccgattcgaaagttctgaaacacacgtcggtgaacaaccgAAAGAGAACGTCGGCAAcgttttttattgtttgcacattgtaaatgaacatatgtattttttagttattatttttgttagtgAACCTTTCTGAagtttagtgattacctgttcaggagaaaactAGCCAGCTGGCCTGtatccatggctgcagcacactgattGCGTGCTGTTGTGTTCTTTACCTGCCAACCCGGGTTGTGAAAATTGGACTTCGGAAATGGCGGTGGGCAGATTTGGAGCCTCAAGCTACAGAAATTACCATGACATACTAGCATACTCAAAATGTTTCCTTAAAATCTGTTGAGAAGTCCTGATCATTTTATGAGCTTCTACCgaaaatataatgtttatttgGTCCTTTAAATTGACACTTactttatatttctttctttctttctttctttttctttctttctttctttctttctcgttATAGTGGACTGCACAACAAATCCCTTTCTTCTAATCTCCCATCAACATCCCTCACAGATTTCTCTTAATCAGTACCTCTGTCCTGACTGCGAGAGATGGACCGGTCTGTACAGGAGctttttctgaactttatgatcGTCCTGATCACAGTGATGCTCATGTGGCTGCTGGTCAGATCCTACCAGGAGTAAAGGAAATGAGCGAGCGATGGGCTCTAGCTGCTTAGCACTGCTCTTGCGATGTATGTCTGGGAGGAAAGCATGCGGCACTGCCACCCCCACCCGATCAACAGATGGCGATACTTGGTTtggaagcgagagagagagaaaagacctTTGGCTGACTGCTCAACAACACAAGACATCGGCTTCAGAATgtagtggttaaaaatataaagAGAAGAATGATGATATGGATCTTAACTTTTTGTTTTGGCTGCTTTGGTGTACTTGTTTTTGGCTTTGGTTTATCACAGCACTGAGCACATGTTAACTGCAGTCACTGCCAGATTGCTTTAACATTGCAGTTTAGGTAATGTTTAGGTATCTGGACATTTGGACGTGCTCagacaaaaatgaaataaagaaataaacagtaTTGTCTGTGACTCAAAGagtcttgactatttttttttacatagataaAGCTGTAAACCTTTGCACAAgactaataaataaacacaagacTCAAACTACAGTCAAGGCCAAAGGAtcagacttttggaccaattaccaACGGTGTCCAAAGTATTCCCATTCACTCCTCTGGTAAACGCATTGATACAAGAGTTTAAAACacgtctgt harbors:
- the LOC103023913 gene encoding sarcolipin gives rise to the protein MDRSVQELFLNFMIVLITVMLMWLLVRSYQE